The window TATACATACAAAATGGGGATTTTAGGACTGCATTTTCAATTATCAAAAAGGAAAACGATATTGCGAAAAAGATAAATAATTTTTTTGGTCAAATCGTTGTTTTCAGGCAAAAAGCACAAGTTTATTTCCTCAAAGGAGATGAAAAGAAAGCTTTAAATCTAATGAAGAAAGGTCTGGTTCTCTGTGAAAAACACAATATCTTATTTTCTCTGTTTCATATTTATAGGGACTTAGCTTACTACTATTATGAAAAAGGAAAAATTGATAAAATTTTTGGTTATGCTGAAAAAGAGATTGAAATAGCAAAGAAAATGAAAAACAATTACTTTATCTGTTTGGCTAATTTTGATACATGCAAGTTTAAGTTGAAATTTGTACAAGGATTTAAACATGAGAAATCAATTGAAAAATGCAAAAAATTAGCACTAATAGCAGATAATAAAATTTTAATAAAAGAAGTTATAGATTTTGAGAAAACTATAAAACAAAACCAATAAGTAATCATTTTATTTTTACCATATAGCTCAAATATTTGATTATATATATACAACTACTTAAAGATTATTGATTCACTAACAATACTTATATGTTGCATTTTAATGTTCGTAATTTGCTATTATTGATGATTTTTGATGTTTTTCCTATAATTATTCTGTTGAAAGGTAAACATGTGAGGAATCTGTACTAAGAAAAAATAGGGGAGAAAAATGAGAAAAAGCTTACTCGTAATAATCGCAATACTTCTGTATTCGTTTACACTAATCGCAGATAATTATCAGGTTGGTGATCAAATCGAAAATTTTAGTTGGATGGAGTCTGACGGAGGTGTTCCAGTTAGCAGAACTTTAGGAGAAATCACTGAAAACAAAATGCTTCTAATCGTATGGGGAACTGTAAATGATCCTTACATGGAAGATGTTTCAAAATGGCTGGATTGGATTAACACAAATCCTGATTATTCTGACAAAATTCATTTTGTTTTTGCTTCCATTGATGACGATGATTTTACTTCACTTAATGGTAATGGATGGCGTACAAGATATGAATATTACGATCTATCCTACAATGTTTCGACTATGAGTGAATTGGGTTCTTTTAAAGATTTATTTGGAGTAACAGAATATCCTTTTACTGCAATAATTGGAGTAAATAATTTCTACTTCAGAAAATATTATGGACCAAATGATCAATCAGATAAAATGGGCGGGTTCTATACTAGAAACAATAATTTAAGATATTGTTATGAAGATCGAATCAGAGCCTCATTAGACACTCTATATCCTGCATACAGTGGTGAAATTGTGGAAGCCAATCCAATTCAATCCATGAAAATAAATCTTGGCGAAAGTACAAGTTGTAATCTACACTCGCTTTTTTTGAGTGCAAATCAATTTACTATTTCCATTGACAATATCAGTGCCCCTGAGGCTATTTCAGCCGAGATCAGCGATGATACACTAAATATTAGTGCAGCTCAGGCATATTCTGTAGATGAAGCGACAATTACATTGATTGCTACTTCAAGTAATAGTTCAAAATCTTCTGAAGTTGAAGTAAAAATCGAAAATCCGTCAGCTCCATGGCTTGAATGGGGTAATCAATATCCTCAAAATCCATCATGGGTTTTTGGCCCTTCATCAACATATCATGCTGCATGTGATTTTGATATTGGTTCGAATAGCAGTATGATTGAAAAATTCCAGGTTCGTCTTTATAATACTCAATCCAATGTTGCTTGGAAAATAGTTAGAACAGAAGGAAATAACGCTCCTGGTGATGATATTATAGGGACTCTATCTGGATCATTCAATTCAGTTGAAGAAACAATGGTGACTATACCAGTTTCTGACAATTCAATCGTGACTGGAAAATTTGCTTTTGTTTTAGATGTTACGGATTGGAACAATATGGCTCTTGATAAAACAGGAAATCCTGATCATACTTGGGTTAATGCTGGTGATAGTTGGATGCTGCTTAAAGAAGCAATGCCAGATCCATATAGTTGGGGGGCTTGGTTTATTAGAGTTAAAATGGCTGGTTACACTGGAATTGAAGATCAGATCATTCTTCCTGGATCAACAACTTTGTCTCAGAATTATCCAAATCCTTTCAACCCAACAACTAGAATAGATTTTTTTAATAATATGAGTGGAAAAGTTGAGCTTAATGTTTATAACTCAAATGGAGAAATCGTTTCAACTATTATCAACGGCATGTTGACTGCTGGAAATCATAGTGTAAATTTTGATGCATCAGAATTAAACAATGGAGTATATTTTTATACCTTGAAAACACCTACAAAAACTTTGACTAAAAAAATGGTTTTGGTTAAATAATTTTAAAGTCTCGTGCTTTAACTTAAAAGGGAAGATTCAAAAATTGAACTTCCCTTTTTTTTAAAACTGTTATCAAAATACTTTCAGTAATTGCAAAATTCACCTAATTTTTATTTTGATTATACAAACTAGTAATCAAAGTTAAAAAGATATAGATCTTCTATAAGAAATGAAAGATCTCTATCATAACTAAAGTGACCCGTAAAAATCAACTATATCAAAAATAGCATCTTAATAATTTAAATAACTTTAATACAATACGTTTCCATCAATACTTATTTTTATGTTTTCAAATGCTCCATCATCATCTATATCTTTTTTAATCGTGAACTAAAAAAACCTACCGATAATATTATAATGTATAAAACTAATACACTATTAGTTAAAGCATTCGATAAAAAGAAAAATATTATTATTGTTGAGATATTAAGTATAAGACTTATATAAATATTTGATAACAATTTAAAAATATACATTGGTGTAAACATAGAATGTATCAATAACATGTAATAGATATTTCTATCTAAAAATAAGGAAAAATAGAAACAACCAAATGCAGATATGTAAAATATAATTTTTGCGTATTTATTTTTATCGTACTGATAACTAACATTATGAATAACAGAAATTAGAAGAAAAAAAAGAAATGAATATAATGAGTTATACAAAGCTGAAAAAAACTCTATTTCCAATATCGCAAAGAGCTTATTCATTGAAAACACTACTAAAATATCAAGAATTAATGAGGCAAAGAACATCATGAAACCAAAACTATTTTATTTATAAATCTTGATCCCATTTTATCGTTTACTGTCTTCAAAATATAATTATTAAACATAAAAAGTTCATTTCTTATTGATGAATTTGAAACTTTTACATAGAGTATACCTTCAGTTAAATCTGAAATTTTAACAAACTCTTTAAATACAGGATTTAAACTATCCAAAATCTCAAAATAATAATTTATAGCTTTCCCTTTTAAAACAGCTATAGAGAGATTAAAACGGTCTGAAAGATCGTTTAAAACAGACTTTACATCAGGAATTGTAGATGCTTTATTAGAAAACTTTTTTCTACGCATTGATAATTAAACCTTTTGAAATCTCTATTACCTGTGTTGATTCAGTATTAAAATGATTTAGTTTTGAACTATCACAAGTAGTTATAAATGTTTGAATGTCTCTATCTAAGATGGAGACAATTTGAATAGATTTATCCGTATCTATCTCACTGTAAAGATCGTCTATCAAGAAAATAGGGTATTCTTTAGTTATTGATTTTATCATTTCAAGTTCGGCAAGTTTTAATGAAACCAAAAATATTTTATGCTGACCTTTAGAACCATATGTTCTTAAATTAAAACTATTAAATTCAAATGTTAACTCATCCTTATGCGGACCTATTAAAGAAGAACCTCTGGCAATTTCTAAATAGAGATTTCTTTCTAGTTTCTTTTTAAAATCATCAACATAATTATTCTCCAGGACGGAAGACTTATAGATGACTTTAGCATCTGAGATATCAGGAGCAATACTTATAACAGTTTTCTTTAAAATCGGATTGAGAATATTAATCATCTCAATTCTTTTCCTATAGATATATGAACCATAATCAATCAATTGAGAATTATAGACGTTCAGATATGGGGAAGAAGAACCTTTTTTTTGCTTTAAGTCTGATAATATAAGATTTCTTTGTTTTAAAGTTTGATTATAATTTTTAAGAGCATTTAAATAATCTTTACTTACAAGTGATATAAAACTATCAATATATTTTCTTCTCTCTAAAGGAGGTCCAGTTGTAATAACAGCTTGATCCGGAACTAAATAAACTAGAGGTATTTTTCCATAGTAATCCCCCATTTTATCTACTTTCTTATCCATAAAATTTATCTTTTTATTTGTTCCATCAAAAGATATATTTACATCTAAAATTCTTCCTCTACTATCCGTAAAATCACCAGAAATATAAAAGTTTTTTTCATTTTCTTTTACCAGAGTTTGATAATTTTTAGTTCTGAAACTATATAAAAGAGAAAGGACAGAGATACTTTCAATCAAATTAGTCTTACCCTGTCCATTAAGTCCTGTTATATAAACAATTCTATTATTAAACTCTGTATTGAATTCTCTATAGTTTCTGAAATTATTGAGAACTAGTCTTTTAAGCTTCAAATTTCACCAAACTATTTTTTTAGAGGTTCTACTTTAACAGGCATCAATAATGCCATAATATCGTAATTATCATTAGATTCTGAAGGTTTTATGATAATTGGTCTTCCTGGAACAGACATATTGAAGTTTATCAAATCACTGTCAATACTTTTTAGTATCTCTGAAATCTTTGATGAGTTAAAACCCATAGAAATTTCATCATGCTTATAATCAATACTTAAAATTTCCTCACCTCTTGAAGAAGTGTTACTGTCTTCTGCTGATAAAAAAAGCTCATCATTATTGAAAACAAATTTTATTATTTTTGTAACAGGATGACAAGAAATTGAAACTCTAGTGATTGAAGCAATAAGTTTTGATCTGTCTATTGAAACCACAAGGTCATTATTGACGGGAATAATAGACTGATAAGCAGGATATTTTCCATTGATAAGTCTTGTAAAGATATGAGCTTTTTCTAAGCGTATTTCTACATAATTTTCGCCTATATACATTTCACAATCAATATTTTTAATGATTGTTGATGAAATAAGATCTAGAGATCTTGAAGGTATAATAACATCAATATCATCACCCTCAAAATTTATGTGTTTATCAACAATCTTAACAAGTCTTACACTATCAGTTGCAACCATTGTCAATTCATTATTTTTTATGCTAAAAAGGGAACCGGTGAGAACAGCTCTTAGTTCATCATTAGAAGAAGCATAATTTACTTTTTCTATATATTTTTTAAGTCTTAAGCTTTCGATAATCATTTTGTTTTTTTCAAGGTTTTCAGGTACTTGAGGAAAATCTTGAGGGTTTTCACTAACAGAGACTTCAAATTTAATTCTACCCATAATTATTAAAAGACTATTCTCTTCTTTTATTAAAGTTACTTCTCCTTCTGGAAGTCCTTTAATTATACTGAAAAACTTTTTACCCGGAACAATTACAATACCATCTTCAGAACCTTCAACTTCAACATTACTAACATAAGTGTAGGAAAGATCTGTAGCAGTAATATTTAGGTTATTACCTTCAAGTTTTAGCATAATACATTCTGCTATTGGCTTTGTTGAACGAGAAGGAAGAATAGGGTTTATTATACCCATTTGTTCGTTCATTAGAGATCTGAGAATTTTAAATTTCATTTTGACTCCGTTTTTCACATTTTATTCAAACTATTATCATTTGGTGAACAACATCTAAAATAATAAAATTGATTAATTAATTCTATTGTTATTATTAAGAGTGTTGATAAGTTGATAACTGTTATAAGTATTCAATATTTCTGTGTCTCGATGTTCTTTTTTAAGTTTATAAGTCTTGAATTTCATTTTGATAACTCTAATAATTCTGTGAATAAGATTATTGTGAATAACTCATTGTTAATAAGTTAATAAGTTTATTGTGTGAAGTATATCGTCGTATATCTTCGAGATTTCTGGGTCTTTCTCATTTAAAAGTTCTTGAATTTTCTTAGCAGCATGAGATACAGTACTATGGTCTCTACCACCAAAATGAGCACCAATACTTTGAGTCGTAGAATTCAGTTGTGTTGTACAAAGGTACATAGCAATTGCCCTAGCATCAGCAACTTCTTTTGTTCTGGTTTTACTCAT of the Candidatus Delongbacteria bacterium genome contains:
- a CDS encoding T9SS type A sorting domain-containing protein, coding for MRKSLLVIIAILLYSFTLIADNYQVGDQIENFSWMESDGGVPVSRTLGEITENKMLLIVWGTVNDPYMEDVSKWLDWINTNPDYSDKIHFVFASIDDDDFTSLNGNGWRTRYEYYDLSYNVSTMSELGSFKDLFGVTEYPFTAIIGVNNFYFRKYYGPNDQSDKMGGFYTRNNNLRYCYEDRIRASLDTLYPAYSGEIVEANPIQSMKINLGESTSCNLHSLFLSANQFTISIDNISAPEAISAEISDDTLNISAAQAYSVDEATITLIATSSNSSKSSEVEVKIENPSAPWLEWGNQYPQNPSWVFGPSSTYHAACDFDIGSNSSMIEKFQVRLYNTQSNVAWKIVRTEGNNAPGDDIIGTLSGSFNSVEETMVTIPVSDNSIVTGKFAFVLDVTDWNNMALDKTGNPDHTWVNAGDSWMLLKEAMPDPYSWGAWFIRVKMAGYTGIEDQIILPGSTTLSQNYPNPFNPTTRIDFFNNMSGKVELNVYNSNGEIVSTIINGMLTAGNHSVNFDASELNNGVYFYTLKTPTKTLTKKMVLVK
- a CDS encoding DUF721 domain-containing protein, with the translated sequence MRRKKFSNKASTIPDVKSVLNDLSDRFNLSIAVLKGKAINYYFEILDSLNPVFKEFVKISDLTEGILYVKVSNSSIRNELFMFNNYILKTVNDKMGSRFINKIVLVS
- a CDS encoding DNA replication/repair protein RecF codes for the protein MKLKRLVLNNFRNYREFNTEFNNRIVYITGLNGQGKTNLIESISVLSLLYSFRTKNYQTLVKENEKNFYISGDFTDSRGRILDVNISFDGTNKKINFMDKKVDKMGDYYGKIPLVYLVPDQAVITTGPPLERRKYIDSFISLVSKDYLNALKNYNQTLKQRNLILSDLKQKKGSSSPYLNVYNSQLIDYGSYIYRKRIEMINILNPILKKTVISIAPDISDAKVIYKSSVLENNYVDDFKKKLERNLYLEIARGSSLIGPHKDELTFEFNSFNLRTYGSKGQHKIFLVSLKLAELEMIKSITKEYPIFLIDDLYSEIDTDKSIQIVSILDRDIQTFITTCDSSKLNHFNTESTQVIEISKGLIINA
- the dnaN gene encoding DNA polymerase III subunit beta → MKFKILRSLMNEQMGIINPILPSRSTKPIAECIMLKLEGNNLNITATDLSYTYVSNVEVEGSEDGIVIVPGKKFFSIIKGLPEGEVTLIKEENSLLIIMGRIKFEVSVSENPQDFPQVPENLEKNKMIIESLRLKKYIEKVNYASSNDELRAVLTGSLFSIKNNELTMVATDSVRLVKIVDKHINFEGDDIDVIIPSRSLDLISSTIIKNIDCEMYIGENYVEIRLEKAHIFTRLINGKYPAYQSIIPVNNDLVVSIDRSKLIASITRVSISCHPVTKIIKFVFNNDELFLSAEDSNTSSRGEEILSIDYKHDEISMGFNSSKISEILKSIDSDLINFNMSVPGRPIIIKPSESNDNYDIMALLMPVKVEPLKK